A genomic region of Microtus ochrogaster isolate Prairie Vole_2 chromosome 15, MicOch1.0, whole genome shotgun sequence contains the following coding sequences:
- the Apol6 gene encoding apolipoprotein L6, which produces MAQMGKEFKAGVDLQRDKDGGPRGGESTDEEEVEVEDDALTDEERRFLEQFHSWRKNENKRIRTLYAIADNIDKRDRKATKTKVMTNSASVISGAMCLLGLVLAPVTASGSLVLTAAGTGLGAAAGITNIVTDVKEDSHNKSALAQANRIIPSSDEELEEVTGKKTAYATAASEIVYKCTSAWETIRKHIRALQLTKTHPHVASAASKLMTAGRVSTRSSRQIQKAFGGTALAMTKDALRRNSLPAIFFLGQDIYALLKDWEKLQAGKPTELAKELRSRAQKQERVVSERTCRYERLKKRLRDSKRPVRSLKRTTEIQPRPLSSTEKAKPRGQQRRQAETSGF; this is translated from the exons ATGGCTCAGATGGGGAAGGAATTTAAGGCTGGCGTTGACTTGCAAAG AGACAAGGATGGTGGTCCTCGGGGTGGAGAGTCTACTGATGAGGAAGAAGTGGAAGTTGAAGATGATGCTCTAACAGATGAAGAACGAAGGTTTCTAGAACAATTCCACAGCTGGAGAAAGAACGAAAACAAGCGCATTAGAACACTCTATGCCATCGCTGACAACATTGACAAAAGAGACCGAAAAGCCACCAAAACCAAAGTGATGACTAACTCTGCGTCAGTCATCTCTGGAGCCATGTGTCTGCTGGGTTTGGTCCTTGCTCCAGTAACTGCAAGCGGAAGCCTGGTGCTCACTGCTGCTGGGACGGGTTTGGGGGCCGCTGCTGGGATCACCAACATCGTGACTGATGTGAAGGAAGACTCTCACAACAAAAGCGCCCTAGCTCAGGCCAACAGAATCATACCTAGTAGTGACGAAGAGCTTGAGGAGGTCACGGGAAAGAAGACAGCCTATGCCACGGCCGCCAGTGAGATTGTCTACAAATGTACGAGCGCCTGGGAAACCATCCGAAAGCACATCCGAGCCCTCCAGCTAACCAAAACACACCCCCATGTTGCCTCGGCTGCCAGCAAGCTCATGACTGCTGGCCGGGTCTCAACCCGAAGCAGCAGGCAGATACAAAAGGCCTTTGGGGGCACAGCTCTGGCAATGACCAAAGATGCCCTCAGGAGGAACAGTCTACCTGCCATCTTCTTTCTCGGCCAGGACATATATGCTCTCTTGAAGGACTGGGAGAAACTACAGGCTGGAAAGCCAACAGAGCTTGCAAAAGAGTTAAGATCACGGGCTCAGAAGCAGGAGCGGGTGGTATCAGAACGCACCTGTCGCTATGAAAGGCTGAAGAAG agACTCAGAGACTCAAAGAGGCCTGTGAGGTCTTTGAAAAGAACCACGGAGATTCAGCCTCGGCCTCTATCCTCCACTGAGAAAGCAAAGCCCAGGGGACAGCAGCGAAGACAAGCTGAGACCTCGGGGTTTTGA